The Cytobacillus firmus genome segment ATTCCGCTTAGGGTTGCCAGAAAGCCAATCAGCATATTTTCCAAAAAAACCATAAGACGGATCTGTTTCATGCTCATGCCCTGGATCATTAATAACCCAAATTCTTTTTTCCGGGACTGCAGAAAAGAACTCATTGAATATAAAACAAAAAAGAACGAAAACACATAGATAATTCCGGCAGCTGCATTCATTCCCTTTGTGACGGTTGAGTTCATCGCATCCCCGCTTAATGCCGGATGGTTCGCAAAAATCGAGAAGGTAAAGAAGACCATGACCGTAAATAAACTGCTGAGGAAGTAGGCAGCATATAAGCGTTTGTTCCGTATTACGTTATTAAACGCGAACTGACGAAAGGTCATGTGCATCCCCTCCCAGCAGCGAAAGTGTATCGATGATCTTTTGGAAAAAGGCCTGGCGGTTATCGCCGCGGTGTATCTCCGAATAGAATTTTCCGTCCCGGATGAAAATGACCCGGTTGCAATAGCTCGCTGCCTGCGCATCGTGTGTGACAAGCATCATGGTGGTCTTCTCCGTTTGATTAATCGATTCAAGCATCTCCATAACATCCTTGGAAGACTTGGAATCCAGATTTCCTGTCGGTTCATCTGCCAAAAGCAGCTTAGGCGTGTGGATCATCGCTCTAGCCACAGCCACTCTTTGCGCCTGTCCCCCGGATATTTCATACGTCCGTTTATTCATAATGCCGGTAATTCCCAGCTTTTCGGCAATTTGATACGCTTTTTCCTTCATCTCCTTCACTTTTTTCCCATCTAATGTCAGCGGGAGGACCATATTTTCTTCAACCGTCAAGGTATGAAGCAGGTTGAAGTCCTGGAAGACAAATCCCAGTTCACGGCGCCGGAATTGAGCCAGCTCTTCTTTTTTTAAGACATGGGGATTTCTTTCATTAATCAGGATTTCTCCTGTTGTCGGTTCATCAATGGTGGCAATCATGTTCAGCAGCGTCGTTTTCCCGCTTCCCGAAGGACCCATGATTCCGACAAACTCACCTTCTTCAATCGTTAAGTTAATATCCGTTAGCGCACGATAGGCGATCTTTCCTTCATAAATCTTGCTTACCTGTTTCACTTTTAGCATCACAAGTTCTCCTTTCACAGTCAGTTGACTTGTGATCAGTATATCTTCTATACCCTTTTCCAAAAATCGATTTTTCTTTCACTTACCTTACAAGATTGTAAGGTTCTGTGTTTTTCCGAAAATCAGCCGGAAAAGAGACCCTTCCCCAAGCGCAGACTCCAGTTCAATCCGATGGCCAAGGTAATCGGCCGCCTCCTTTGTCAAGTACAGCCCCATACCTGTAGATTCTCTGAACTTCCGCCCATTTTCACCGGTATAAAAAGGTTCAAACACACGGCGCTTGTCCGCCTCTGGAATCCCGGCTCCAAAATCCTTCACTTCTAAGACAGCTTCCCCGTCTTTTTCATAAACGGAAATATCAACCCTGCTGCTCTTTCCCCTGGAATACTTGACCGCATTATGGATCAGCTGGGAAAGCATAAAGAACAGCCATTTCTCATCTGTCTCCACAATTATGTTTTCTTTTTCCTGCAGAAGATTCGGATACACCCCGTTCCGGATATAAAACCGTTTGTTTTCGCCATTTACTTCATGAATGATTTTCGACAAGTGTACAGGTTTGATATGAAAATCCTGTTCGATTGTCCGGAGTCTCGCCATATAAAGGATCGTGTTCAAGCCCGTTTTCATCCGGTCTGTTTCTTCCCGGATGCTGGATGAATCCGGTTCATCCAGGTTTTGCGCAATCAGTTCAATGACAGAAAGCGGTGTTTTCATCTGATGGACCCATTGATCCATGAACTTCAGGTGCTCATCCTGCCTGGATTCCAGCGCCTTTATTCTCGTTTGATAATGTTTATACTGGTTCTTCAGCAGTTCATCAAGCGCCCTTGAAATGGGGGAGTTTTCTGTTGTTTGAAAGGAATCGTCAAGAGAAGAAAGCTCATTTGTCAGCCTTTTATAAAACTTGCGGCGGCTAAAATAGTGGTAGGACAGGTAGGACGTGAGAAAGAATAGGCCGAGAAACATGCCATAGAGAGCCGGCAATAGACGCTGATAGCCATCAAGCCAATAAATAGCCAGAACCACAAAAAATTGAACAATCTGTACAGCAATTAATAGCGCATGCTCTTTAAAAAATAATTTCATGTCTCTCCAGCCTTTCACCAGGTAACAATCAAACGATAACCTGACCCTCTCACGGTTTCGACCGCTCCTGAAAGCCCAATTGCCTCAAATTTTTTTCTTACCCTCGCCATATTTACATTCAATGTATTTTCATCCACATAAACCTGCTCATCCCACAGCTTTTCAAGAAGATCCTCACGCCCGGCCACACGCGGGTGCCGTTCCATGAGAATTTCGATAATATCCGCTTCTTTTTTAGACAGCTGGACCGTTTTATCACGAAATGTGAGTTCCATTCTTTCCGGAAACAGCTTTAATCCTTCTATCTCTAATATCCGTTCCTGTGCCTGTGAGGCATACTCTCCGTAAGCCCGGCGCAGCTGGCTGCGGATTTTCGCCATCACAATTTCCGGGTGAAACGGCTTCGTGATAAAATCATCCCCGCCATTTTCAAGCGCCATTACCTGGTCCATCTCCCCTACCCGGGCGGAAATGAAGATGACCGGACAAATGGATTCCTTCCGGATTTGCCTGCACCAATAATAGCCATCAAAGCTCGGAAGATTGATATCCAAAAGGACAAGATCCGGCTTCTGCTTATGAAACTCTGCCATTACATCATCGAACTGTTCCGCAGCCGCAGCCTCGTAGCCATACTTCACTAAATAGGTCTGCAGGTGCTCCGCAATTTTCGGGTCATCCTCAATAATGAATACTTTCTGCATCCTCTCACTCCTTTGTCTTAGAAAATTATGCCATAGGGAGAACGTGAAAAAAAGAGCACCATCCAATGGATAGGCGCCCTATTAAAATGATTATGATAAATGCTTAATCTTCCTGTCAATCGGTGTGCGCTCCTTCGCTTCTGGCACTTCCTCAGGGAATCCCACTCCCAGAATACCGACTACATCGTAATCATCAGGGACATTTAAAGTCAATCGAGCTTTAGCTGAAGTTCCCAGAGATGACCAGAAGGTGCCCACTCCTGATTCCCACGCCATCAGCATGAAGTTCTGGATAAAGCAGGATACGGCAGCCATATTCTCTGTTCGTTCCAGAGCTGTTGCTCCATGTTTGGACAGAATCGCCAGCACAACGGGGGCACCGCCGAAATCGGTTTTATGATTCAGCTTAGCCCTTGTTTCCGGACCAGCAAATAAAACTTCCCAAGGCTCCGTCATTTTATGGTTGGGTGCCATGGTCGCAGCCTCCAGCCAGGACAATATTGCACTATGATCCATTTCATCAGATTTGAACTTTTTTATGTTGCGGCGTGTTGTAATGATTTTCTCTATATCCACTGTGTATTTCCCCTTTTTGTTGATTTACTATATATAATACTAGATTAATTGGATTTCATCTTTGAAAATTATTCGATGACCCCATTCTTAGTTTAAAGCATCCAGAAAAAATCAGTTTTAATAGCTGTGAATAACAAAATTAAAACAAAGACCAGATTAATAATGGTCACCATATAAGCCCTGCGGTTTTCGGCATATTTCCACTCCATAAAAGCCCTAGCGCTTTCTGAAACACCGATAAAGACAAAAAGCAGGAACCATGGTTCTAAAAACCATAGCCATTCCATCAGATCCCTCGTCAGGTTATAAATGGCTCCGGCCAGGATTGCTACTAAAAACCCTATTCGAATGGTCCAATCCACCTTTTTATGTTTATCATTGATATGGTTATAAGAAAAAAATTTCTTTTTCTCAACCTTCAGCCATTTTCTTAAACCCAATTCGAAGAAATACATAGATGCTCCGACAATCGTTAATAAGAGCAATAACTTAGGCCAGATCATTGGATCAATGCCATACATGTCTTTCCCTCCTCCGCTTTTGCACGACCACTGTGTTCTCTTGTCTATTTCTACGGATACAGGAGGAAAAAGTTCCCTTTAAACTTATGATGCTCCAGCTGCAGAAAAAAGTAAAAGCCGAAGAGAACCCTCTCTTCAGCCTTGTTTCTCCAATTCAAGCAGAGTCTGCTTCATTTCAATGCCCCCTCGGTAGCCGGTTATCGCACCATTTTTGCCGATGACACGATGGCACGGGACCGCGATTAACAGGGGATTGGCACCGATTGCTTTCCCTGCTGCCCTTACTGCTTGCGGCCTGTTTATTTTCTCTGCAATGTCCGAATAAGAGACTGTTTTTCCGTAGGGAATCTGTGCTAATGCCTCCCAGACTTCTTCTTGAAACAGAGTTCCCTTTACATCCAGATCCATTGAAAAAACTTGTCTTTTTCCCTGAAGAAATTCCTGTATTTCCATCATGTTTGGCTGCAATGCTTCTTTATTTTCCACAAGCACTGTAGCTGGGATATATTTCTTAAGGGAGCTTTCAAATTCCTCAAACTCCGGATCAGATCCAATATAGCAGAGACCCTTTTCTGTTTTCGCAAGATAAAGGCTCCATTCACCTTCCTGCAGGTTCGCCCATTCAATGTTCATACTTTCTCACCCCTTGTTTTGTTTCTATATGCTGCAGGCGTTGTGCCGAACTTCTTTTTAAACAAAGAGATAAAATAAGGGGTGCTGGGGAATCCTGCTGATGCACCGACATCGGCTATCGATTGCTCCCCTGTCTCCAGCAGATGGGTGGCTTTATCGAGCCGGAGGTCCTGAATATACTCTGTGGGCGACTTCCCGGTGACCCGTTTGAACACCCGCTGTAAATGATAAGGACTTCCATGAAACAGATCCCCCAATTGATGCAATGTAATCGGGTCTTTATAATGCTGATCGATCCACCTGGTTATTTGCTTGATCCATTCTTCTGCTGGCAGGCTGAGACCATCCGGTTTACAGCGCTTGCACGGCCTGAAATTTTGCGCCAGTGCTTGAGACACATTTTTAAAAATAGCGACATTGCCGATATTCGGGACCCTCGACCGGCACGATGGCCTGCAGAATATCCCTGTCGTTTTAACTCCATAAAGAAAGAGATTATCATAGGATTTGTCGCAATCCTTTATTGCAGTCCAGTATTCTTCCGGAATCTTTTCATAATCCACATGCGCTCACCTCTGCTAAAAAGTATACAC includes the following:
- a CDS encoding ABC transporter ATP-binding protein, coding for MLKVKQVSKIYEGKIAYRALTDINLTIEEGEFVGIMGPSGSGKTTLLNMIATIDEPTTGEILINERNPHVLKKEELAQFRRRELGFVFQDFNLLHTLTVEENMVLPLTLDGKKVKEMKEKAYQIAEKLGITGIMNKRTYEISGGQAQRVAVARAMIHTPKLLLADEPTGNLDSKSSKDVMEMLESINQTEKTTMMLVTHDAQAASYCNRVIFIRDGKFYSEIHRGDNRQAFFQKIIDTLSLLGGDAHDLSSVRV
- a CDS encoding sensor histidine kinase produces the protein MKLFFKEHALLIAVQIVQFFVVLAIYWLDGYQRLLPALYGMFLGLFFLTSYLSYHYFSRRKFYKRLTNELSSLDDSFQTTENSPISRALDELLKNQYKHYQTRIKALESRQDEHLKFMDQWVHQMKTPLSVIELIAQNLDEPDSSSIREETDRMKTGLNTILYMARLRTIEQDFHIKPVHLSKIIHEVNGENKRFYIRNGVYPNLLQEKENIIVETDEKWLFFMLSQLIHNAVKYSRGKSSRVDISVYEKDGEAVLEVKDFGAGIPEADKRRVFEPFYTGENGRKFRESTGMGLYLTKEAADYLGHRIELESALGEGSLFRLIFGKTQNLTIL
- a CDS encoding response regulator transcription factor, whose protein sequence is MQKVFIIEDDPKIAEHLQTYLVKYGYEAAAAEQFDDVMAEFHKQKPDLVLLDINLPSFDGYYWCRQIRKESICPVIFISARVGEMDQVMALENGGDDFITKPFHPEIVMAKIRSQLRRAYGEYASQAQERILEIEGLKLFPERMELTFRDKTVQLSKKEADIIEILMERHPRVAGREDLLEKLWDEQVYVDENTLNVNMARVRKKFEAIGLSGAVETVRGSGYRLIVTW
- a CDS encoding nitroreductase family protein, whose protein sequence is MDIEKIITTRRNIKKFKSDEMDHSAILSWLEAATMAPNHKMTEPWEVLFAGPETRAKLNHKTDFGGAPVVLAILSKHGATALERTENMAAVSCFIQNFMLMAWESGVGTFWSSLGTSAKARLTLNVPDDYDVVGILGVGFPEEVPEAKERTPIDRKIKHLS
- a CDS encoding DUF4181 domain-containing protein, with translation MYGIDPMIWPKLLLLLTIVGASMYFFELGLRKWLKVEKKKFFSYNHINDKHKKVDWTIRIGFLVAILAGAIYNLTRDLMEWLWFLEPWFLLFVFIGVSESARAFMEWKYAENRRAYMVTIINLVFVLILLFTAIKTDFFWML
- a CDS encoding methylated-DNA--[protein]-cysteine S-methyltransferase → MNIEWANLQEGEWSLYLAKTEKGLCYIGSDPEFEEFESSLKKYIPATVLVENKEALQPNMMEIQEFLQGKRQVFSMDLDVKGTLFQEEVWEALAQIPYGKTVSYSDIAEKINRPQAVRAAGKAIGANPLLIAVPCHRVIGKNGAITGYRGGIEMKQTLLELEKQG
- a CDS encoding bifunctional transcriptional activator/DNA repair enzyme AdaA — protein: MDYEKIPEEYWTAIKDCDKSYDNLFLYGVKTTGIFCRPSCRSRVPNIGNVAIFKNVSQALAQNFRPCKRCKPDGLSLPAEEWIKQITRWIDQHYKDPITLHQLGDLFHGSPYHLQRVFKRVTGKSPTEYIQDLRLDKATHLLETGEQSIADVGASAGFPSTPYFISLFKKKFGTTPAAYRNKTRGEKV